Proteins encoded together in one Helicobacter pylori window:
- the plsY gene encoding glycerol-3-phosphate 1-O-acyltransferase PlsY, whose translation MARSFKHSQYPKIFKPLYPNNLTLSLKKQHVIMIAILFERVFMEGVLNFLTNINVIFTLLGYLIGGIPFGYALMKIFYGMDITKIGSGGIGATNVLRALQSKGVSNAKQMALLVLILDLFKGMFAVFLSKLFGLDYSLQWMVAIASILGHCYSPFLNFNGGKGVSTIMGSVVLLIPIESLIGLTVWFFVGKVLKISSLASILGVGTATVLIFFVPYMHIPDSVNILKEVGTQTPMVLIFIFTLIKHLGNIFNLLTGKEKKVL comes from the coding sequence ATGGCTAGAAGTTTCAAGCATTCTCAATATCCTAAAATTTTTAAGCCACTATACCCTAACAACTTAACGCTTTCACTTAAAAAGCAACATGTTATAATGATCGCTATTTTATTTGAAAGGGTATTTATGGAAGGCGTTTTAAATTTCCTAACCAATATCAATGTGATTTTCACCCTTTTGGGCTATCTGATTGGGGGGATTCCTTTTGGCTATGCGTTAATGAAAATCTTTTATGGCATGGATATTACTAAAATCGGATCGGGGGGCATTGGCGCGACGAATGTCTTACGCGCCTTACAAAGTAAGGGCGTGAGCAACGCCAAACAAATGGCCTTATTAGTCTTAATCTTGGATCTATTCAAAGGCATGTTTGCGGTTTTTTTAAGCAAATTGTTTGGGTTGGATTATAGTTTGCAATGGATGGTCGCTATTGCGAGCATTTTAGGGCATTGCTATTCGCCTTTTTTGAATTTCAATGGAGGCAAGGGCGTTTCTACGATCATGGGCTCTGTGGTGTTGCTCATCCCTATTGAAAGCCTGATCGGTTTGACGGTGTGGTTTTTTGTGGGTAAGGTGCTTAAAATCTCTTCACTCGCTAGCATTTTAGGGGTAGGCACAGCGACTGTTCTTATCTTTTTTGTGCCTTATATGCATATCCCAGATAGCGTCAATATCCTTAAAGAAGTCGGCACGCAAACGCCTATGGTATTGATTTTTATTTTTACCCTTATCAAGCATTTGGGCAATATTTTCAATTTATTGACCGGCAAAGAAAAGAAAGTCTTATGA
- the nusA gene encoding transcription termination/antitermination protein NusA, translating to MEKISDLIECIAYEKNLPKEMISKVIQGCLLKMAQNELDPLARYLVVEENKQLQLIQLVEVLEDDDERLINDPSKYISLSKAKEMDPSVKIKDELSYSLSLESMKQGAINRLFKDLQYQLEKALEDSHFEAFQKRLNSVLMGQVILVDHNQNTFIEIEQQFQGVLSMRHRIKGESFKVGDSIKAVLTQVKRTKKGLLLELSRTTPKMLEALLELEVPEIKDKEIEIIHCARIPGNRAKVSFFSHNARIDPIGAAVGVKGVRINAISNELNKENIDCIEYSNVPEIYITLALAPAKILSVEIKKIPIEELNAEEKESVQERFIVNNHLQKAKVRLLDIEKSKAIGKGGVNVCLASMLTGYHIEFETIPSVKENAENESEKETPKVGVEALESLFKN from the coding sequence ATGGAAAAAATCAGCGACCTTATAGAATGCATTGCGTATGAAAAAAATTTGCCTAAAGAGATGATTTCAAAAGTGATTCAAGGCTGTTTGTTAAAAATGGCGCAAAACGAGTTAGACCCCCTAGCGCGCTACTTGGTGGTTGAAGAAAACAAGCAGCTCCAGCTTATCCAGTTGGTGGAAGTTTTAGAAGATGATGATGAAAGGTTAATTAACGATCCTTCTAAATACATCAGCCTGTCTAAAGCCAAAGAAATGGATCCAAGCGTTAAGATTAAGGACGAATTGTCTTACAGCTTGAGTTTGGAGAGCATGAAGCAAGGGGCGATCAACCGCCTTTTTAAAGATTTGCAATACCAACTAGAAAAAGCGTTAGAAGACAGCCACTTTGAAGCGTTTCAAAAGCGTCTTAACAGCGTTTTAATGGGGCAAGTGATTTTAGTGGATCACAATCAAAACACCTTTATTGAGATTGAGCAGCAATTTCAGGGCGTTCTTTCCATGCGCCATCGCATCAAGGGCGAGAGTTTTAAAGTGGGCGATAGCATTAAAGCGGTTTTAACGCAAGTCAAACGCACGAAAAAAGGCTTACTATTAGAGCTGAGCCGCACCACCCCTAAAATGCTTGAAGCTTTGTTGGAATTAGAAGTCCCTGAAATTAAAGATAAAGAAATTGAAATCATCCATTGCGCGCGAATCCCAGGCAACAGAGCGAAAGTGAGCTTTTTTTCCCATAACGCTAGGATTGATCCCATAGGCGCGGCTGTGGGGGTTAAGGGCGTGCGCATTAATGCGATCAGTAACGAATTGAATAAAGAAAACATTGATTGCATAGAGTATTCTAATGTGCCTGAAATTTATATCACTCTCGCGCTCGCTCCAGCCAAAATTTTAAGCGTTGAAATTAAAAAAATCCCCATAGAAGAATTGAATGCTGAAGAAAAAGAATCCGTTCAAGAGCGTTTTATTGTCAATAACCATTTGCAAAAGGCTAAAGTGCGCTTATTAGACATTGAAAAATCTAAAGCTATCGGTAAAGGCGGGGTGAATGTGTGTTTAGCGTCCATGCTTACAGGCTATCACATAGAGTTTGAAACCATTCCTAGCGTCAAAGAAAACGCAGAAAATGAAAGCGAAAAAGAAACGCCAAAAGTGGGGGTAGAAGCTTTAGAGTCTTTGTTTAAGAATTGA
- a CDS encoding DUF4065 domain-containing protein: protein MVNTLELAKYILKHSNKELSNLELQKTLYFTELDYIKKFDKHLVSDDFEAWKYGPVAREVYYEYRNYGANSIDKPKEETLSQNLRKDELETINCSIEKCSKKSYWDLVKESHKEDGAWHKIFKEDRKEIISKDLIRQEAKQTNGN, encoded by the coding sequence ATGGTCAATACTTTGGAGCTAGCAAAATATATTCTTAAGCATTCAAACAAAGAATTGAGCAACCTGGAATTGCAAAAAACTTTGTATTTCACAGAGCTTGACTATATCAAAAAGTTTGACAAACACCTAGTTTCTGATGATTTTGAAGCTTGGAAATACGGGCCTGTTGCAAGGGAAGTGTATTATGAATACCGCAATTATGGTGCCAATTCCATTGACAAACCCAAAGAAGAAACGCTCTCACAAAATCTTAGAAAAGATGAACTTGAAACCATCAATTGCTCCATAGAAAAATGCAGCAAAAAATCCTATTGGGATTTAGTGAAAGAGAGTCATAAAGAAGATGGTGCTTGGCATAAAATCTTCAAAGAAGATAGAAAAGAAATCATTAGTAAAGATTTGATCAGACAAGAAGCCAAACAAACAAATGGAAACTAA
- a CDS encoding dihydroneopterin aldolase, which yields MKTKQGVHIHNLVFETILGILEFERLKPQKISVDLDLFYTELPNKAYLDYMEIQELIQKMMQEKQYLLIEDALKDLSHVLKTRYSGISELYLKISKLEISPNSQVGASVKIYYENVL from the coding sequence ATGAAAACTAAACAAGGCGTTCATATCCATAACTTGGTGTTTGAAACGATTTTGGGGATTTTAGAGTTTGAACGCTTAAAACCCCAAAAAATAAGCGTGGATTTGGATCTTTTCTACACGGAATTACCCAATAAGGCTTATTTAGACTACATGGAAATCCAAGAGCTTATTCAAAAGATGATGCAAGAAAAACAATACTTACTCATTGAAGACGCCTTGAAAGATTTAAGCCATGTTTTAAAAACGCGCTATAGTGGAATCTCTGAGCTTTATTTGAAAATCAGCAAGTTAGAAATTTCTCCCAATTCTCAAGTGGGGGCGAGCGTGAAAATTTACTATGAAAACGTTCTTTAA
- a CDS encoding L-seryl-tRNA(Sec) selenium transferase yields MINASASVFDEKHGRSFFSPQFYEKIEPYLKEVLTQPIDLECDLNTAKKTNRLTPLKQLFKACFNAEEVLIVNNNTSAVFLIANALAQEKEIIVSYGELVGGNFNLKDILLNSGARLHLVGNTNRAYLRDYRLALNENSKMLFKTHNPAFKKDTPFKDLQTLAKEHDLIDYYNLGDVDLLDRTTLEEILALKPSLLSFSADKSFNSAQAGIIMGKKEWVEMLKNHPLYRALRVGKITLTLLFCSLKAWVNHQEDIAIHALLHQTKDALLQKALKLYALLKPLELNVSIASSFSKIGNLFGRELESFCVKIQSKNTHALNGEKLYLKLFQKGVITRISCEFVCFEVFSLNEKDLEKIALVLKEILNKA; encoded by the coding sequence ATCATCAATGCGAGCGCGAGCGTTTTTGATGAAAAGCATGGGCGATCGTTTTTTAGCCCGCAATTTTATGAAAAAATTGAACCTTATTTAAAAGAAGTTTTAACCCAACCCATTGATTTAGAATGCGATCTCAACACCGCTAAAAAAACGAACCGCTTAACCCCCTTAAAACAGCTTTTTAAGGCGTGTTTTAACGCTGAAGAGGTTTTGATTGTGAATAACAACACCAGCGCGGTATTCCTCATCGCTAACGCTTTAGCGCAAGAAAAAGAAATCATTGTTTCTTATGGCGAATTAGTGGGGGGGAATTTTAACCTTAAGGATATTTTGTTAAATAGTGGGGCTAGGCTGCATTTAGTGGGGAATACCAATCGCGCTTATTTAAGGGATTACCGCTTAGCCTTGAATGAGAACAGCAAAATGCTCTTTAAAACCCACAACCCCGCTTTCAAAAAAGACACGCCCTTTAAAGATTTACAAACCCTAGCTAAAGAGCATGATTTGATAGATTATTACAATTTAGGGGATGTGGATTTATTAGACAGAACGACTTTAGAAGAAATTTTAGCCCTAAAACCATCGCTTTTAAGCTTTAGCGCGGATAAATCCTTTAACAGCGCGCAAGCGGGCATTATTATGGGGAAAAAAGAATGGGTTGAAATGTTAAAAAACCACCCCCTTTATAGAGCCTTGAGAGTGGGTAAAATCACGCTCACCTTGCTTTTTTGCAGCCTAAAAGCATGGGTCAATCATCAAGAAGACATTGCAATCCATGCGCTACTCCACCAAACTAAAGATGCCTTATTGCAAAAAGCTCTCAAACTCTACGCCCTTTTAAAGCCTTTAGAATTGAATGTGAGTATAGCCTCTAGCTTTTCTAAAATAGGGAATTTGTTTGGTAGGGAATTGGAATCCTTTTGCGTGAAAATCCAGTCCAAAAACACCCACGCTTTAAATGGTGAGAAACTTTATTTAAAGCTTTTCCAAAAAGGCGTTATTACAAGAATTTCATGCGAATTTGTGTGTTTTGAAGTCTTTAGCCTGAATGAAAAAGATTTGGAAAAAATCGCTCTGGTTTTAAAAGAAATCCTTAATAAGGCTTAA
- a CDS encoding class I SAM-dependent DNA methyltransferase codes for MMSFARIPLKDFIKKHNPQEPKKETIEDFEKEINSLLENAKRRDDEEFQKNEINKFLKNTYGYRCNTHKKVDSAIYVDGEVWVLIEVKALNKKTEFPKNKENPLSKAFCQMVLYFLEEREKEKNNSLKHTIICNAHEFFLFDCKDLLFLKEDQRIKKFYKNYAQKEGTDSSKPKFYEDLEQYLKEDFQGKLPYTYFNLNDDFKELPLIYQVLSQEVLLKQKKTLDANTLNKDFYEELLYILGLEEQNEKGKILIKPSRTQNSLSAALKKKYENLDDEEVMALLIAWNNRILFLRLLESLLISFNHFEKPFLTTENFKDFKALNTLFFEVLAKKNNECSLEKEISGKIPYLNSSLFDKTPLELKGHEIKSLNNEPLEIYPKSDLKKHEKYQKEKALPLLEYLFAFLHLYKFTTTPEDIKDNKDTSESHLINPSVLGLVFEKLNGYKEGSFYTPSFITSYMCKESITSIVLDKFNQKYNIECEDLEELKNYLTSYKKDKRKEYLQLLLTLRICDPAVGSGHFLVSALNEMVWIAYELGLIASLYRHSLRLENDEIIIQNMQTGEIFNYTKAHSENDPHHHIQKELFELKKSIIENCLFGVDINPNSCEITKLRLWIELLKYSYYIFEEGKNTNALETLPNIDINIKCGNSLISRFSLHDDLKKIPNIKKKIQEYKDLVAQYKDPNPLFPLNKTDLTNKIQDLKTTFSLELKDSKTKAELEKAIEKHIKKYNFFALDDKSLLDGLNYFIPSLFGVLKLSPKEEEEAFASYGRIRALRKKLDDALSGREYQNAFEWRFEFPEVLNDEGDFLGFDCIIGNPPYIRQEQIKDIKPLLEKQYPDFYNSTADIYTYFFALSYHLLKEKGFNAFITSNKYARAKYGAKLRGLLLKKTTIVSYMELNALKVFESATVDTSITSFIKQSPPKESRFNYCKPTPNDKNDLKSAHSLPMRQNALSTESFIFANATLLDLRDKIESVGTPLKDWGIQINYGIKTGANEAFIITTEKREEILNACKTQEERKRTETLIKPILRGKDIKRYSYEWAGEWVINTHNGYTSNLKSKIPPIDIEKYPAIKTHLNSHYDTIATRSDQGDTPYHLRNCAYLEDFEKEKIVYPCIMAKEPCFVYEEKGFYAPAPANIITGDKIEIKYITALLNSKCIYFAMRKFYMGGGIEGELKTNNLEKIPIPKITPQNQELADKITDGAKQILALKEKDPKANTQRLEKEIDALVYQLYHLTDEEIKIIEDGQ; via the coding sequence ATGATGAGTTTCGCTCGCATCCCGCTCAAAGATTTTATTAAAAAACACAATCCCCAAGAACCCAAAAAGGAAACTATAGAAGATTTTGAAAAAGAAATAAACAGCTTATTAGAAAACGCAAAAAGACGAGATGATGAAGAATTTCAAAAAAATGAAATTAATAAGTTTTTAAAAAACACTTATGGCTATCGCTGCAACACCCATAAAAAAGTGGATAGCGCGATCTATGTGGATGGGGAAGTTTGGGTGCTTATTGAAGTCAAAGCTCTAAATAAAAAGACAGAATTCCCTAAAAACAAAGAAAACCCACTCAGTAAGGCCTTTTGTCAAATGGTTTTGTATTTTTTAGAAGAGAGAGAAAAAGAAAAAAACAATTCCCTAAAACACACCATTATTTGCAATGCGCATGAATTTTTTCTCTTTGATTGTAAGGATTTGCTTTTTTTAAAAGAAGATCAACGCATCAAAAAATTCTATAAAAATTACGCTCAAAAAGAAGGCACAGACTCTTCAAAACCAAAATTTTACGAAGATTTAGAACAATATTTGAAAGAAGATTTTCAAGGCAAACTCCCTTATACTTACTTTAATTTAAACGATGATTTTAAAGAACTTCCTTTGATTTATCAAGTTTTAAGCCAAGAAGTCCTTTTAAAACAAAAGAAAACCCTTGACGCTAACACGCTTAACAAAGATTTTTATGAAGAATTGCTCTACATTTTAGGGTTAGAAGAGCAAAATGAAAAAGGGAAAATTTTAATCAAGCCCAGCCGCACCCAAAACTCCCTAAGCGCTGCTTTAAAAAAGAAATACGAAAATTTAGACGATGAAGAAGTCATGGCGTTGCTCATCGCTTGGAATAACAGAATCTTGTTTTTACGGCTTTTAGAAAGCCTTTTAATTTCTTTCAATCATTTTGAAAAACCTTTCTTAACCACAGAAAACTTTAAAGATTTCAAGGCCCTAAACACCCTCTTTTTTGAAGTTTTAGCCAAGAAAAATAACGAGTGTTCCTTAGAAAAAGAGATTTCAGGAAAAATCCCTTATTTGAATTCCAGTTTGTTTGATAAAACGCCTTTAGAATTAAAGGGGCATGAAATCAAATCGCTCAATAACGAGCCTTTAGAGATTTACCCTAAATCCGATCTTAAAAAACATGAAAAATACCAAAAAGAAAAAGCTTTGCCCTTGCTGGAATACCTTTTTGCATTTTTGCATCTTTATAAATTCACCACCACCCCTGAAGACATTAAAGATAATAAGGATACCAGCGAAAGCCATTTGATTAACCCTAGCGTTTTAGGGCTTGTTTTTGAAAAACTCAACGGCTATAAAGAGGGGAGCTTTTATACCCCAAGCTTTATCACAAGCTACATGTGTAAAGAGAGTATCACGTCCATCGTGTTGGATAAATTCAATCAAAAATATAATATAGAATGTGAAGATTTAGAAGAATTAAAAAATTACCTCACAAGCTATAAAAAGGATAAACGCAAAGAATACTTGCAACTCCTTCTCACTTTACGCATTTGCGATCCGGCGGTGGGGAGCGGGCATTTCTTGGTTTCTGCGCTCAATGAAATGGTGTGGATTGCTTATGAGCTAGGGCTTATTGCTTCCTTGTATCGCCACTCTCTCAGATTAGAAAACGATGAAATCATCATTCAGAACATGCAAACGGGTGAAATCTTTAACTACACCAAAGCGCATAGCGAAAACGACCCCCACCACCACATCCAAAAAGAACTTTTTGAACTTAAAAAATCCATCATTGAAAACTGCCTTTTTGGCGTGGATATTAACCCCAATTCTTGCGAAATCACCAAGCTTAGGCTATGGATAGAGCTTTTAAAATACAGCTATTATATTTTTGAAGAGGGCAAAAACACTAACGCGCTTGAAACCCTCCCCAACATTGATATTAACATTAAGTGCGGTAACAGCTTGATCTCACGCTTTAGCTTGCATGACGATCTTAAAAAGATCCCCAACATCAAGAAAAAAATCCAAGAATACAAAGATTTAGTCGCTCAATACAAAGACCCAAACCCTCTCTTTCCTTTAAATAAAACAGATCTCACCAACAAAATCCAAGACCTAAAAACAACTTTTTCCCTAGAGCTCAAAGACTCTAAAACCAAAGCAGAGCTTGAAAAGGCTATTGAAAAACACATCAAAAAATACAATTTCTTTGCTCTAGATGATAAGAGTTTGCTAGATGGGTTAAATTACTTTATCCCAAGCCTTTTTGGCGTGCTCAAACTAAGCCCTAAAGAAGAGGAAGAGGCTTTTGCGTCTTATGGGCGTATTAGAGCTTTAAGAAAAAAGCTTGATGATGCCTTAAGTGGTAGAGAGTATCAAAATGCGTTTGAATGGCGCTTTGAATTCCCTGAAGTGTTGAACGATGAGGGGGATTTTTTAGGCTTTGATTGCATCATTGGGAATCCGCCTTACATCCGCCAAGAACAAATCAAAGACATAAAGCCTTTATTAGAAAAGCAATACCCAGATTTCTACAACAGCACCGCTGACATTTACACCTACTTTTTTGCCCTATCTTACCACCTTTTAAAAGAAAAGGGGTTTAACGCTTTCATCACTTCCAACAAATACGCGCGAGCCAAATACGGCGCTAAATTAAGAGGATTGCTGCTCAAAAAAACCACCATTGTTAGCTACATGGAATTAAACGCCTTAAAAGTCTTTGAGAGCGCCACCGTGGATACCAGTATTACGAGTTTCATCAAACAATCGCCCCCTAAAGAGAGCCGCTTTAATTATTGCAAACCCACCCCAAACGATAAAAACGATTTGAAAAGCGCCCACTCTTTGCCCATGAGGCAAAACGCGCTTTCAACAGAAAGCTTTATTTTTGCCAACGCCACGCTTTTAGACTTAAGGGACAAAATAGAGAGTGTCGGCACCCCGCTTAAAGACTGGGGTATTCAAATCAATTATGGGATAAAAACCGGCGCTAACGAAGCCTTTATCATTACCACTGAAAAAAGAGAAGAGATTTTGAACGCTTGCAAGACGCAAGAAGAAAGAAAGCGCACAGAAACGCTCATCAAGCCTATTTTAAGAGGGAAAGACATTAAAAGGTATTCTTATGAGTGGGCGGGGGAGTGGGTTATTAACACCCATAACGGCTACACTTCTAATCTCAAATCTAAAATCCCTCCCATTGATATAGAAAAATACCCCGCAATCAAAACGCATTTAAACTCTCATTACGACACTATTGCAACACGATCCGATCAAGGAGACACCCCCTATCACTTAAGGAATTGCGCGTATTTAGAGGATTTTGAAAAAGAGAAAATTGTGTATCCTTGTATTATGGCTAAAGAGCCTTGTTTTGTTTATGAAGAAAAAGGATTTTATGCTCCAGCGCCTGCAAATATTATTACAGGCGATAAGATAGAAATCAAATATATCACAGCCTTATTAAACTCTAAATGCATTTATTTTGCTATGCGTAAGTTTTATATGGGAGGAGGTATTGAGGGCGAGTTAAAAACAAATAATTTAGAAAAAATACCCATTCCTAAAATCACGCCACAAAACCAAGAATTAGCCGATAAAATCACCGATGGCGCGAAGCAAATCCTAGCGCTAAAAGAAAAAGACCCTAAAGCCAACACTCAAAGATTAGAAAAAGAAATTGACGCCTTAGTCTATCAGCTCTACCACCTCACCGATGAAGAAATCAAAATTATTGAAGACGGGCAGTGA
- a CDS encoding DEAD/DEAH box helicase has protein sequence MKIKFKRLDYQEKCLNQILGVFKGIYLREPKNDAQRISNPVFEIGELKDLLLENIQNLQSEQKITQKSVGIDKSLNCDILMETGTGKTFCFLECVYALHQNYHLSKFIVLVPSNAIKLGVLKSVEITREFFKSEYSNTHLESYENAERFILASNHKCCVLVMTFSAFNKEKNTINQSCLENTNLFNGAKSYMQALASIRPIVILDEPHRFLGDKTKKYLEQLNALITLRFGATFKDDYHNLIYALDSKKAFDNGLVKSISVASVGESDEYFLELKETNKKQNEATINYTNLENKTQSVKVKTHDNLGALTHISALEDYIVENITKNEIRFLNGVNLLLDQKEPFSYFVEGEQEVMLKEAIKSHFEREEGLFKKGIKALCMVFISGVNSYLSENEKPAKLALLFEKLYQQELEEVLKKPLDENYRAYLERTKDAIQKVHGGYFAKSKKEGDETKTIELILKEKEKLLSFDSDLRFIFSQWALREGWDNPNVMTICKLAPSHSNITKLQQIGRGLRLAVNDKGERITKEHADFDCVNELVVIVPQVEGDFVGAIQQEISEHSLIKQAFSGGELEKSGMVKKGYYGALFEKLEGLGFGERTDDENFKLTLNQNEFLEKAPELENLKDETYLDFEKLKDFLKNRLIGHFRVRNKNERKTEKIKINKENFKKFETLWAGLNHQARIAYAIDSESLIDEIVKKINASFKVSSKSVSVTMHKKVETMGNNATKKEFERESACVWSLHEFISALSNKVKLSFKSVAKVLENIDENKFNEIKKNKQEGLKRLEDLFLEIIYQNIEDKIFYQMRETTIKNRKNDAFYDEKGEIREFLDGSLGADKYEIKNSSVREKCLYENFMQVDSEIEKDTIEESNDTKIIVFGKLPRVKIPIGLNQTYSPDFGYVVENNDKKVLLVVETKGVDKKSELRPEEERKISTAKKFFEALKKQGVNIEYQTKMGKDQLSALINEVLNRKD, from the coding sequence ATGAAAATCAAATTCAAACGATTGGATTATCAAGAAAAATGCTTGAATCAAATTTTAGGGGTGTTTAAGGGGATTTATTTGAGAGAGCCAAAAAATGACGCTCAAAGGATTTCTAACCCTGTTTTTGAAATAGGGGAACTCAAAGATCTTTTATTAGAAAATATCCAAAACTTGCAATCAGAGCAAAAAATAACCCAGAAAAGCGTGGGGATTGACAAGTCGTTAAACTGCGATATTTTAATGGAAACAGGCACCGGGAAGACCTTTTGCTTTTTGGAATGCGTTTATGCCTTGCACCAAAACTACCATTTGTCAAAATTTATCGTTTTAGTGCCAAGCAACGCCATTAAATTAGGGGTTTTAAAGAGTGTTGAAATCACAAGAGAATTTTTTAAAAGCGAATATTCTAACACGCATTTAGAAAGCTATGAAAATGCAGAAAGATTCATTCTAGCGAGCAACCATAAATGCTGTGTGTTGGTGATGACTTTTTCTGCCTTTAATAAAGAGAAAAACACTATCAATCAATCATGCTTAGAAAACACGAATCTGTTCAATGGCGCAAAAAGTTACATGCAAGCTTTAGCCAGTATCCGCCCTATCGTGATCTTAGACGAACCGCACCGATTTTTAGGCGATAAAACAAAAAAATATTTGGAACAATTAAACGCTTTAATCACGCTCAGGTTTGGGGCGACTTTTAAAGATGATTATCATAATTTGATTTACGCGCTAGACAGCAAAAAAGCGTTTGATAATGGGCTAGTGAAAAGCATTAGCGTGGCGTCTGTGGGGGAGAGTGATGAGTATTTTTTAGAGCTTAAAGAGACTAACAAAAAACAAAATGAAGCGACGATCAATTACACGAATTTAGAAAATAAAACTCAAAGCGTCAAAGTCAAAACGCATGATAATTTAGGCGCGCTAACTCATATCAGCGCTTTAGAAGATTACATTGTAGAAAACATCACTAAAAATGAGATTCGTTTTCTCAATGGCGTTAATTTGTTGCTGGATCAAAAAGAGCCTTTTTCTTATTTTGTAGAGGGCGAGCAAGAAGTGATGCTGAAAGAGGCGATAAAAAGCCATTTTGAAAGAGAAGAAGGGCTTTTTAAAAAGGGGATTAAAGCCTTGTGCATGGTGTTTATTAGCGGGGTGAATAGCTATTTAAGCGAAAATGAAAAGCCGGCTAAATTAGCCCTTTTGTTTGAAAAACTTTACCAACAAGAGCTTGAAGAAGTCTTAAAAAAGCCTTTAGACGAAAATTATAGAGCGTATTTAGAGCGCACCAAAGACGCTATTCAAAAAGTGCATGGAGGGTATTTCGCTAAAAGCAAGAAAGAGGGCGATGAAACTAAAACGATCGAACTCATTTTAAAAGAAAAGGAAAAATTGCTGAGTTTTGATTCCGATCTCAGGTTTATTTTTTCGCAATGGGCGTTGCGAGAGGGGTGGGATAACCCTAACGTGATGACGATTTGCAAATTAGCCCCCAGCCATTCCAATATCACTAAATTGCAACAAATCGGTAGGGGGTTAAGGCTCGCTGTGAATGATAAGGGCGAACGCATCACTAAAGAGCATGCGGATTTTGATTGTGTCAATGAATTAGTCGTGATCGTGCCGCAAGTGGAGGGGGATTTTGTGGGAGCGATCCAGCAAGAGATAAGCGAACACAGCTTGATCAAACAAGCATTCAGTGGGGGAGAGCTAGAAAAAAGCGGCATGGTTAAAAAAGGGTATTACGGGGCTTTATTTGAAAAGTTGGAGGGTTTGGGTTTTGGAGAAAGAACAGATGATGAAAACTTTAAACTCACCCTCAATCAAAACGAATTTTTAGAAAAAGCACCGGAACTAGAAAATTTAAAAGATGAAACATACTTGGATTTTGAAAAATTAAAAGATTTTTTAAAAAATCGTTTAATTGGCCATTTTAGAGTTAGGAACAAAAACGAGCGAAAAACTGAAAAAATCAAAATCAATAAAGAAAATTTTAAAAAATTTGAAACCTTATGGGCGGGTTTGAATCATCAAGCTAGGATCGCTTATGCCATTGATAGCGAGAGTTTGATTGATGAGATTGTCAAAAAGATCAATGCTTCTTTTAAGGTCAGTTCAAAAAGCGTTTCGGTTACGATGCATAAAAAAGTAGAAACGATGGGAAATAACGCCACAAAAAAGGAGTTTGAGCGAGAAAGCGCATGCGTGTGGAGTCTGCATGAATTTATCAGCGCCTTGTCTAATAAGGTGAAATTGAGTTTTAAAAGCGTGGCTAAAGTGTTAGAAAACATTGATGAAAACAAGTTTAATGAAATTAAAAAAAACAAACAAGAGGGTTTAAAGCGCTTAGAAGATCTGTTTTTGGAAATCATTTATCAAAATATTGAAGATAAAATTTTCTATCAAATGCGCGAAACGACGATTAAAAACAGAAAAAACGATGCGTTTTATGATGAAAAGGGAGAAATCAGAGAGTTTTTAGACGGGAGTTTGGGGGCGGATAAATATGAGATTAAAAATTCAAGCGTGCGAGAAAAATGTCTGTATGAAAATTTCATGCAAGTGGATAGCGAGATTGAAAAAGACACGATTGAAGAATCTAACGACACCAAAATCATTGTTTTTGGCAAGCTCCCTAGGGTTAAAATCCCGATAGGGTTAAATCAAACTTATAGCCCTGATTTTGGGTATGTGGTTGAAAATAACGATAAAAAAGTGTTGTTAGTGGTAGAAACTAAGGGGGTTGATAAAAAAAGCGAATTACGCCCTGAAGAAGAGCGGAAAATTTCAACCGCTAAGAAATTTTTTGAAGCTTTAAAAAAGCAAGGCGTGAATATTGAATACCAAACCAAAATGGGAAAAGATCAATTAAGTGCATTGATTAATGAGGTTTTAAATCGTAAAGATTAG
- a CDS encoding Plug domain-containing protein, with translation MKTFFNLFFLLIVLKAHPINPLLEPLYFPSYTQFLDLEPHFVIKKKHAYRPFQWGNTIIIKRHDLEERQSNQPSDIFRQNAEINVSSQTFLRGISSASSRIVIDSVAQ, from the coding sequence ATGAAAACGTTCTTTAACCTCTTTTTCCTCCTTATTGTTTTAAAAGCGCACCCCATAAACCCTTTATTAGAGCCGCTATATTTCCCCAGTTACACGCAATTCTTAGATTTAGAACCTCATTTTGTCATTAAAAAAAAGCACGCTTATAGACCCTTCCAATGGGGGAATACCATTATCATCAAACGCCATGATTTAGAGGAGCGCCAGAGCAACCAGCCAAGCGATATTTTCCGCCAGAACGCTGAAATCAATGTGTCTTCTCAAACTTTTTTAAGAGGGATCAGCAGCGCTTCTTCACGCATAGTGATCGATTCGGTCGCTCAGTAA